The genomic region GTATATGGGTTTAATTTTTCCGTGATTGAGACTTCTGTGTGTCTTAGCATCTGCTAACAAAATAAATGTCAGCAGCCATTGTCATACTGAAACAAGAAGTTTGAAAATGTGATGTTAAGTACACTTCAGAAGCTCAGAAACCAGGTAAGTGTGCTTTTATAAAAAATGCTTGTTTCTTGAGGTGCAGCTGATTGCTTGGGGGCATTGTGGGTAGTGTAGGTGAACAGAAGTAGCAGAACTAATAATCTGAATGTTTCTGGCAATATTCAGTGGAACTGAAGTTTTGAACAGACATAAATGTGTGCACTGTTACCAGTCTCTGTGAGGCAGGAAACAGTTTCTTGTAAAGCAGTGCGCATGATAAAAATGAACGAGTAACAATGTCTTGGGAAGGTAGGGGAAAAAGCACAGCTGTCAGTGACTTCTTACTGCAGGGGTAGAAAACTAGCAGTATATATGCAGCAGAAGTCACAGATGTTCAATCTCAAATagattcttctgttttcttttgttttgactAGATCCCTGCACCTAAGCGTGGAGAAATAGTGCGACAGATTGGTGATGCCCTGAGACAAAAAATCAAAGTTCTAGGAAGCTTGGTAAGGTGTTTTAAGAAGCGGCTTAACTTTGCTGGGGGGAGGGGCAGGTAGGAGGGTGTGtgtcaaaactgtttttcttggtttttaacGTACCACTCTGCAATACTAACCTTAATAATTGTTAAAATGCTGTTAGTTCTGTTAGCTTGCctaaagaaattttaattaaaaaaaaggaaaagaaaaaaaaaagtaagattgcATTCTGGCATCCTACACTGAAAATTATAATatataacaggaaaagaaagtgtaATTAATGCTGAGCCTATACTCTGGTCTGGAGGAGCGTTACAACTGTTGCCCTGCTGTTTTCCCACTTGCCTGTCAGGTAGGGGCACTGTCTGATACTAAAAGTGTCCTGAAAAAGACCTTCCTCTAATACAGAGCTTTTAACCTTGAGCTCTTTCTGGTGATCTGCAGGATTTTGCGAACTGACATGTGGAGGTGTAAGACTTCAGAAGGTGAGATGGTCTTAATGAGATCTtcttgcagtgctgtgcaggacgTAAAGGTTGAAGGACCACTCCTTTAAAACACCTGCTAGTTGctagggaagaaaaggaggcaagtGGGGAACTTGCCACTTTCCTTTTACAGGGCTTGCCTATATGAGCTGCTATTCAGAAACAGCTGTCAGTGAATAACTCCATGTGTAGTCAAGCCCATATTGTTAACCCATAAAActttgttctgctgtttccctTAATGTTGTCTCCTCAGCAGAGTTTCTGTGGTGGAATTAGAGTGCTAATGTTCTTTTATATTCAGAAACGGTACAGCTTCCCTGGTGAGTGTGGACAGACAGAAGTTTGCTGTATGTTCCTTGGACAAAACTTGTTGCCTATTGCCAGAGCATTTTTCTAGTTTTCCCAAACAGATAAGTTGTCTGTTCAGGTCTTCCAGATTAGGGGATGAACTTTGGGGTGAAAGCTGTGCCATAGGTATTCAGGTTTTAGGACTTTTCCTGGCTTTAGGATATGTAAAAGGGAATGGTATGGCAACTCACTGTTATATATGCCATTGGAAATTTCCAGCCTTGCCTCACAATGTCCTTGTCAAGTATCCAGATGTATCTCTGCTGCGCTTAAAGACTCAACACTGTGTTTCTTAGTAAATATGTCTGATGCTCCTCCATTTCTGGTCACAGATAGGGGCTATTCCTTCTGTCTCGAGATGACCACAGGCATCATAGAAATACCTAGAAATACATTTAATCACCTTTATTTTAACCTTTGCATGCGGAATAAAATCTTGTGGCAATCCTTCGAACCTGATTCCTCACTTAACAGCTTTTTCAAAGTACAACCATCAATCTAAAGTGGTAGGTGATATCTGCATGAAAGTCGCACCAAGATATCAGAGCATGACTGTAAAATTGAGTGGGGGTAAATGGGTGACTTCTCAGTTTCTAAGTTagtgaattttctcacttttggaGGAAAATGTCTTCAAATACCAGCTTATTCTCATTGATAATCTATATGTCTGCTGCGTACACCTAACATGCTTTTAACAGAAGGACATAGTTTAGGATTgacttcagctaaaaaaaaaaaagatcctgaacATCCCAGGTTACTAAAATACTAAAGATGTGTAGACATTTTCAGCAGTGTCTGAAAATGGAATCTCTGAAACTCACTTTCAGATGTTGTAAAATGAGTAGTTTGcttatgaaaaatgtaaatgaccattttcttttgctggagCGGAGTAATCCCTCTTTTCCAGTTTATTCCATGCCTGGTCCACAATGTATGCAAACGTCGTGATGGAAACTCAGTGTTTCGTTGATCTAAACCTATGAACCTCATTACTGTTGGATATTCCTTTCagtagattatttttaatttcctctgttcATTAATTTCCTCTTCTTATGTCTTCCTATTGTATGGGAATGTGACTCCTGTCTAGTTGTCTATTGTGTTCTTTCTTTAAGCTGTGAATAGCTCAGGAAGAGGTGAATCTCTTCTAATggaaaaatgtgtattaaatCTGACTTGGTGTACAGATATACCTGACATCAGAGAGAGACAAAATGTATTGGGGATGCGAGGgaattttttaagaaagaattttGTCTTGCCTTTAATTTTTTCAGGTCTCTTTGGAAATGGGAAAGATTTTTGTCGAGGGTGTTGGGGAAGTGCAGGAGTATGTTGATGTCTGCGACTATGCTGTTGGTTTGTCCCGAATGATTGGTGGACCTATTTTGCCTTCAGAAAGTAAGTATGTGGTttgtgtgttgtgggtttttttttgtacaaatgaAGAGACGGAGTTCTATCTTAAATATACAGTGATGTAGTGCAGCAAAGTCTCTGTACTGTGAGTTATTTAGGGAGCATGTTATCTAGGAATAGATGTGCTGGTAGGCACTAGCGCCACCTAATGAAGTACCTAGCCTGTGGCGTATAGCAAGAGAGGCAACAGATTTTCTCTCCACTCTTTGAAGCATTAGATTCTCTTCGATTTCTTTGTTAATGAAGGTGCTAGAGGAAAGTATGTAAAAAGTTCAGCAGTATACTTAGAAATGAGAGACCTTTTTGTCAGTTATTGATTAGCAAACAATCATCATTCTGTTAACTGAATAGTTAAAAGAGTAAAACTTCATGTTGTCATGTTACTAGGTTTTCCCACAATCTAGCTAATGTTGTTCCTGGAAGCTGCAGAGCACATATAAAACAGTTCTCCACAAGCTAATGCTCTGCTGGACAGAGGAGTGATGCTAGGCCCCTTGCTCACatggtttcctttttaaaaaaaacgttaaatgcaTGCAAACTGCATTATGTTGTGTCTTTGCCTTCAGGACCCGGCCATGCCCTTATAGAGCAGTGGAATCCCGTTGGGTTAGTAGGAATCATCACGGCCTTTAACTTCCCTGTAGCGGTTTATGGGTGGAACAGCGCAATTGCAATGATCTGTGGAAACGCTTGCCTCTGGTAAGATATAGCTCTCCAATGTgctaacagtattttaaaattagagaGCTATTATCTCAGGCGTGAAATTTTTACAAAATGTCTGGTGTTTCTGTGTATTTGACTACAAGTGAacctaaaaataaatagaaattaagcCCACGTGAGATAGAATCGAagagctttgttttattttgtggtaACCTCTTTTAAGAGGTATTGAGATGCAGATCTGTCCAGGACTTAGCCAAATGGCCTGTTAATAAAGAACCCAGCCTGAGGTCTTGCAGCAGTGGTAGCGGACagttaatattttcagaattggTACAGCTAAAACTAAGAATCTAAATAAGTAACTTtacttcctctccccactcctgCTTCGCTTTCATCTACCTGCTTCACTCTAATGTCTGGCATAGCTCTTGTTCATGCGGATTTCGGTAGAAGCTCTGAATGCttagctgtgggaagaaacgctTGAGTTCCTGTTCTAAAACGCACCTGAAAACCAGCCTAACAAAAGTGTGCTGTATTTGAGATACCATAAAAATTGcatatttgaattatttcttattctcaaagaattgaaaagaaaataattttttttttctttttttctttttaggaaggGTGCTCCTACAACATCCCTCATTAGTGTTGCTGTTACAAAGTGAGTTCaaagtttctttgctttgttttgctttttaaacaactTCTTTTCTGTTTGAGTTAGTGCTTAGCGGTCAGAAAAACTGCTTTCCCTTTGTTAACTAAGAAGTAACAGTGTATATATAGGATGTTACCGATACTGTTGGCTAGTTTTTTCTGGGACCAGGGCTGTTCTTCTGCTGAAGTAGGGCTAGCTATGTGGTTTGCTTCCTTGCAGAAGATGAATTGCTCATGAAATTCAGCTTCCCTCAATCACGCACTCATGTTTCAGAATCATCCCTTTTTTTGGGAGTCTCAGCCCAACATCAGCACCCAGTTGCTTGGCACATTCTGCTGGCTGGCTGTGTAGACCTATATCCTGAAGATGCCTTCACACAGTCTTTATTATCCAAACGTAGTAACACCTTAGCATGTGTTTCCAGGGTTCAGAACTCATTCTTGATAAAAAGGCAAAGTCCAAAGAGTAAATGTCATAGTGACGCTTACTCTAGGTTTATTGTTACTTTGCTTACTATATTAGCATTTTAAATACTTACCTATTGTGTGCTAcgaataacatttatttttaaatgctaaatataaaTAGGCCCCTTTAAAATAACTAGTTAGCAAGTCTTGTAGCTTTAATATTAATTCCTGAGAACAATGGCCCCAAATTACTTATGAGTATTTTATATAAATCCATGATGTTATATAAATGTCTCTTTCTAATGGTGAAAGACTGTATGGCCAAGGTTTTTACACACTGATCTAATACTTGTCTGTGCCAGTTGCGTGGGCACATAATGAATATATTTTAGAGTCTTACTTTTGTGTGAGCTATGATTGTAACACCAAAGTCCTTGATGAGAGAAGTGTGTTAAGTATTGTACAAACTATGTGTCAATTAACTGTAAGACTGCAGCTTTCTAAAAATCTAtagcttcttcaggtgcatggtcAGACAGTTTTAATGATTCATTCCCTATTATATGCACCTGTCAGAAATCTCCAAAATTTTTACATCTTTGATTCTAGGATAATTGCCAAAGTCTTGGAGGATAACAGAGTGCCTGGAGCAATCTGTTCTCTGGTTTGTGGTGGAGCAGACATTGGGTACGTAACAGTTCTTGTGTTTCGTGAAGATGTATAGAGGATAAAGAATATTCTTTGAGGTACTTCTTGTAAAGTTATTCTGATCTCCAGGAGTTCCCAGTACATGCACATACCTGTTGCCAtcatttttatagaatcatagaatagtttgggttggaacaACTGGTCTGAAACTCTGGCCTTGCTGTAGACATAATATGTATTTCTACTTGCTGTTGTGAGATCATGGGGCTAACAAATAACTTACTAGATATTTAATGAAGAGACATGACTGAGTTTATATTCTACTTCTGCATGTGCTTACACCCAAAGAATACAGCTAATACAAAATTCCACTCATCATGTTCTTAAGAGTTTTCAATTTCTAGCCCATTGGCCTTTTGGACCACTTGTGGAGGAGAATACTTCCCCATTTTCCATGCTCACATAGGACTCTGCACTTGCTCATAGATGCATACCTGTGCTTGGAAGCTGTACAAATCAAATTGTTTTGTTGGATTTATTACAATGTGGTAATTCCCAGCACAAATGTATATTCAGATGTATCTTTTGAGCATTTCAAGAGAAGGCAAAACAGAtagtaagcattaaaaaaaagtcataggtGTGCATATTTTCTTAGGGAACATAACCATAGGAGCTGATCTCACTACATACTTCAGAGTGAATTTCAAAATTAGTACAGGTGATGCTCTTATGATctgaaaagggggaaggaaacagCCTTGTTCCTCTTTTCTGACTAAGAAGAAGCTTTCCTGCTGTCTGCTCAGTCATTATCTGATGTTTTCAAATAAGTGGCTCTGACTTTAAAAGATCTCTCTGGTTGAAGTTGGTTTATGTGGAAGGTGCAAGCACCTTTACCAGCTGTCTGCTCTTCCATTGAACGTGGTGGTATGTCTCCCATTGTGCAGGACAGCAATGGCAAGAGATGAGCGAATGGACCTGTTGTCCTTCACTGGCAGCACGAAAGTGGGCAAGCAGGTAGCGCTCATGGTTCAGGAGAGATTTGGTGAGTGTGTGGGGTCTCCGCCACTTCATTTCTTTCCATGGTTGGAAAAGGCAGGGGAGCCCCataggattttaaaataacagcttgttTCACTTATTTCTtgtgttagcttttttttttaacttggtggAAATAGGATGTTGAAACTGCTCAGAGCTAGATACTGCATTTTTCTGTTAGTTCTGTCACAACTCAGTGTTTTTTCCAGGGTATCCAGAAATCCATGATCCTACAGTTAATTCTGCAGGGCGGTTCCATGAATATAATTGTATGGAGATTGTCAAGATGAACAGCCAGGGCCTATGGTGTTTTGGCAATGTGGTCATGGAGAAATGCCCCCTCGCCTTTTACTCCTTACAAATACAGGAGAAAAGTTAAGATTTTTGAGGTGGTGTTTTTGTTGCAAATAATTAAAAGTGTACAGGCACGAGTCCATGCACAGCTGCTGGATTCTAACTTTttagttttaaacagaaaaccttGTGAGCAGGATTTTCTCATTTTATACATTTGAAGTTCATAGGagtgtaaaaacaacaaaaaaaaatcagaacagattGCAAAGGTTCATCCAGAAGTAGATGGTGATTCCTTCTCTCAGATTTGAGATAAAACAGTTGCCAGAGAAATAAACAAACCTGGTTAAATTTTATGTATGCGTTTTGATCTCCGtagcacctcctcctcttctttgtcTGCATCATAGTATTTATGCTgcaactttttctgttttcatcttttcctttccagtgcTATTTTGGcctatttttttaagcttctttctGCCCTATCTGCTCTCCAGATATCTTTCTTCACAATATGTGACAGATGTAGTATTCAGTGTAATTTTCTGCTTTGGCTAGAGTGATTAGTTGACAGTGATGCCTAAAACTTTTTGTCTATCCAGAAAAATACGTTTAATGAAACTCAGCTCTAGTTAGACGTGAGCTCACTGAATGAGGTGCAGTGAATACATGTATGCATGACATAacttgttttgtgtggttttattaGGTCGAAGTCTGCTGGAACTGGGAGGAAACAATGCCATTATTGGTAATACTCACTGTAGAAATTTAGTCCCATAGTTGATGTTTAGAAGTTAGTATACAAATGTTTGTAGCAAATTGTCtggttttttcttcccccccccccccccccccccactgggGGTTTGAAAAGTATGTAGtagaatgttgtttttttttctgtcttcagtatTGTGGAGGGGGTGGTGTTTTAGATAAAAAATGAAAGTTCAAGCTCTTACATGTATTCACCATTGACGTGAAGAAGGGAATGGGAGGAGCAGGAAGCTCCAGTACTGGGATGTGGACAATgctaaataaatttattttaggaTAGTTCTAATTTTGTGAACACCACATTTCTAGCATTTTAGAATataagtacatatatatataaagtctAAGACGCTTATGATACTTGAAAGCAAAGCATGCAGGTATTTATTTCAGTAGCACATTTTACAGGTTTAAGTAGCTTAGGGTATGATCTAGTTCCCAGATAAACATAACATAAATACTGTGAAACTGAGCAATGtggcagaaagaaaatacaagctaGATAAATACCTAAATTGCTGTCCTGTTGTGTTGTAGCCTTCTGTTTCACCTTTCTCATATTATGAACAAATGTAATTGCCTATCTAGAATAGTAAGCTTTTTTGAAAACCACATTTGAgcaggtctttcttttttcctgtgctgcttcGCAGCCAGTAGAACAAAATTGCTTTATACttagaaaattgtttcctttttcatacAAAAGTCCTGCTTTTTCTGGAATTGGCTTTGAATGATGGCATAAACATTGTTTGGTTGGATTTTGTCccaaatttaataataattttggaTACTTAGAGAATTCTGTGGGACTGGTTAAGCTGAGTGTCATTTTGGGGATCCTTTGAGGCTTATACATACTAGCTTTGCTTTAACATCCCAATGTCTTCTAGCCAGATGAATTTGTTCAGCTCACTTATATTCTACATTATTGTGTACCTGTGCGTTTTAGCTACTTTTTTTGTATGCCATCTGGATACACTTTACCATTGTTTCTTTATGCTGCTAGACGTCTTCTCATTGAGAGAAGGACAAGGTGATGAAACGGGAAGAAATTGCTTGTAGTTTCTTGAATTAAAGTGAAGCTGAGGTTCTTTGCAAGCTTTATTGCAAAAGGCTCTCTTCAGTTGTTCGGACCTTCATGTATGTCCAATTGCATGTGTCTAATTCCAGGTGTGAAAGTAATAGGAGTTTTGAGGTGTTTCTGTATATCTTAGTGTGCTATGCTAGTGTGACTATTCCTAATGGTTCTTGACCAACCTGTTAGTTTATTATATTGTTTAGTGTCTTAAGTCTTGTGAACTGCCTGTTTACTTCataacatgctgatgttttaatttttgttaagtGTTTGAAGATGCAGATCTGAACCTAGTCATTCCATCTGCTTTATTTGCCGCTGTGGGAACAGCGGGTCAGAGGTGCACAACTGCTAGAAGGCTGGTGAGTAAATGTGTTTTGTCTGGTTTAGGTAGCTCTGAATTTAAACTTAATTCCAAATTAGCTCAGAAAATGCCTAACAATTCCTAATATGGAGAgcaaaaaataatctttgaaacacatttttactttgtCAAAAATTAGTATGATGGGAAAATAAGATGGTAGTTTGTCATTCCACTATAATTCTAGCTCTAAAGAGTTTCTTTGTATGTGTTTCTAAATGTAGCTGGTACTAAAACTCGGGAGAATAAAACTTACCATACTTCCTggatttctctgtgttttcattGCCAGAGCTTCTTTGCTTGTGCCTGCTACAAGTTTTGGTGCAGGGTTTTGATTTCAGCAAAGCAAGGGTGTGTGTTGCTtgctttattattaatttttaatcaatcATTTTCAACAAGTTTAAAGGTGTTACAATGTCAGCCTGTGTCTGTATAGTCTTTTCAGAGTTGGGTTGATTGTGTAAATATTCATCAAAATTGATGCAGATTAACTTTGGGTGTGTAGGAAGGGCGGTGATTCCTCAAATTATAGCAATAAAAATCACTTGAGTATTAGTCCTAAAACACTTAACTGAAGAGTTTACAGAACACATTGATACCATTGATCTGAGATGAGGTAaaattaaaacaggtttttttctttgcttcttttaaatCTTCATGGTGAAGATTTTAAATCTTCATTTCATGGTGTTGGTGCTGTTTCGAGGCCTTTctcatgtgtttatttttaactttgggATTTGCTGAATGTGAGCAACACTATCTCCACACTTCATTCAGCCCTCTTCAAAGTGCAGTAGTACTTCAGGAACAGTTACATAGGCTGAGCTGTCTTACAACCTTCCTACCTTGTTTTGCTTAGTTCCTCCATGAAAGCATCCATGATGAGGTGGTGGCAAAGCTTGCTAAGGCCTATGCCCAGGTCCGCATTGGTGATCCGTGGGATTGTAAGTAGCTATTTCCAACTCAGTGGTTTAGGAGACaagtttctgtttgtttctttctgtttaaattccAAAGAGATTATAGATCAAAGCTTTTTGATTTTAGCAGTTTACCAGGGAGTGGGGATAGCTGATTTCATTTAGAATACAAACTCTGAAAGGGAAATGAAGAATCCAGCTAATACTGCTTGTCTTTGATGATGAAATAATTACTCCCAAAATGTAATGATAAGAATATTTGAAATCGTATACGTTTTTGCTGAAAGTATGTCTTTGGATCTTTTGTTTTTAGCTGACACTCTGTATGGGCCTCTTCATACCAAAGAAGCAGTGAAAATGTTCCTTGGTGCAGTAGAACAAGCAAAACAACAGGGTGGCTCTGTGGTCTATGGTGGAAAGGTGACTTACTTGTATTCTCCCTGCTACGCTTAGtgctgtaggaaaaaatatacaGTAACATGGTGGCTTAGGCCAAGAGTGTACCTCAGTTTGTCCTGTCAGCCACTACAGGATGTTAAGTTAGTCAGTCTGAGAATGTTTGAATTGCAATCCTGTCTTTAGGGTAAAGATGGGTCTACTTAGAAGCTACCTTCTCCTCCAAGAAATAGCTAAGAGC from Aptenodytes patagonicus chromosome Z, bAptPat1.pri.cur, whole genome shotgun sequence harbors:
- the ALDH7A1 gene encoding alpha-aminoadipic semialdehyde dehydrogenase, with translation MLGLRRAAAALLPLRAGPPAAAMSTLLVSQPRYAWLRELGLQEENPGVYNGRWGGGGQVVTTYCPANNEPIASVRQASLEDYEETVKKAKEAWKVWADIPAPKRGEIVRQIGDALRQKIKVLGSLVSLEMGKIFVEGVGEVQEYVDVCDYAVGLSRMIGGPILPSERPGHALIEQWNPVGLVGIITAFNFPVAVYGWNSAIAMICGNACLWKGAPTTSLISVAVTKIIAKVLEDNRVPGAICSLVCGGADIGTAMARDERMDLLSFTGSTKVGKQVALMVQERFGRSLLELGGNNAIIVFEDADLNLVIPSALFAAVGTAGQRCTTARRLFLHESIHDEVVAKLAKAYAQVRIGDPWDSDTLYGPLHTKEAVKMFLGAVEQAKQQGGSVVYGGKVINRPGNYVEPTIVTGLPHNAPIVHTETFAPILYVLKFKEEEEVFAWNNEVKQGLSSSIFTKDLGRIFRWLGPKGSDCGIVNVNIPTSGAEIGGAFGGEKHTGGGRESGSDSWKLYMRRSTCTINYSKDLPLAQGIKFQ